Genomic window (Chloroflexota bacterium):
CGGGGCCTGCTTGGGCGGCGCGAGGAGGAACTCCTTGCCATCGGCGCCTTTGAGCTTGTCCTTGAGGGGATTGAAGGAGAGGCGGCCAGCGAGGCCATAGGCGACGACGATCTCCGGGCTGGCGATGAAGGAGGCGGTGGCGGCGTTGCCATCATTGCGGGCGGGGAAGTTGCGGTTGAAGGAGTTGATGATGCTGTTCTTTTCGCCGGGCTTGATGTCGTCGCGCTTCCACTGGCCGATGCAGGGGCCGCAGGCGTTGGCGAGGACGGTTGCGCCGATGGCTTCCAGGGACTTCATCTGGCCGTCGCGCTCGATGGTGGCGCGGACGGACTCGGAGCCGGGGGTGACGAGGAGGGGCGCGGCGACCTTGGCGCCGTGGGCCTTGGCCTGCTCGGCCACATCGGCGGCGCGGGAGATGTCCTCATAGGAGGAGTTGGTGCAGGAGCCGACGAGGGCAGAGGTGAGCCTATCCGGGTAGCCCTCCTTGGCAACGGCCTCAGCAATCTTGGAGACGGGACGCGCCAGGTCGGGCGTGTGAGGGCCGACGATGTGGGGCTCGAGCTTGGAGAGGTCAATCTCGATGACGCGGGCGAAGAACTTGTTCGGGTTCGACTCCACCTCGGGATCGGCCTTGAGGAGGTCCTTATGGGCGTTGGCGATATCGGCCAGGTCGCCGCGGCGGGTGGAACGGAGGTAGGTCTCCATGCGCCTATCGTACGGGAAGAGGGAGCAGGTGGCTCCAATCTCCGCGCCCATGTTGCAGATGGTGGCCTTGCCGGTGCAGGAGATGCTCTCCACGCCGGGGCCGAAGTATTCGACGATGCGGTTGGTGCCGCCGGCGACGGTGAGGACGCCTGCGAGGTAGAGAATGACATCTTTGGGGGCGGTCCAGCCGCTCATCTTGCCGGTGAGCTTGACGCCGATGACCTCCGGGTTGAGGACTTCCCAGGGGAAGCCGGCCATGACATCCACGGCATCGGCGCCGCCGACGCCGCAGGCCACCATGCCGAGGCCGCCGGCGTTGGGGGTATGGGAGTCCGTGCCGATCATCATGCCGCCGGGGAAGGCGTAGTTCTCCAGGACGACCTGGTGGATGATGCCGGAGCCCGGTTTCCAGAAGCCGATACCGTAGCGCTTGGCGACGCTCTCCAGGAACTTGTAGACCTCGTCATTCTCCGCAGCAGCAACGGCGAGGTCCTTGGCGGCGTTAACGCGGGCTTGGATGAGGTGATCGCAGTGGACGGTGGAGGGAACGGCGACGGAGTCCTTGTTGGCCTGAGAGAACTGGAGGAGGGCCATCTGCGCCGTGGCGTCCTGCATGGCGACGCGATCGGGCTTGAGGAGGAGGTAGCTCTTGCCGGGAACCATCTCCTGGCCCTGCGGGTCATCCAGGTGGCCGTAGACGACCTTTTCAGCAAAGGTCATTGGACGGTTGAGGCGCTTGCGTACGATGGCGAGGTTGGTCTGGGAGCGCTTGTAGCTCCCCTTGACCATATCCGGGGTGGATTCGATGGTGACCATGGGTGACCTGCTTTCTCTTGCCGGGACAAAGAGAGACCGCTACGTCGCTTCCCTATCGCGCGTGCGCGCCGGATGAAGGAAGGTCGGCAGCGGTCTCCTCTGCTCGTGACTCGGGGTGTTGGGCTAGACCTTGCGGTTACTGTAGAAGTCTTTATTGGTCTGGATGTAGTTCTTCCAGTTGGCGGGAACGGCAT
Coding sequences:
- a CDS encoding aconitate hydratase, producing the protein MVTIESTPDMVKGSYKRSQTNLAIVRKRLNRPMTFAEKVVYGHLDDPQGQEMVPGKSYLLLKPDRVAMQDATAQMALLQFSQANKDSVAVPSTVHCDHLIQARVNAAKDLAVAAAENDEVYKFLESVAKRYGIGFWKPGSGIIHQVVLENYAFPGGMMIGTDSHTPNAGGLGMVACGVGGADAVDVMAGFPWEVLNPEVIGVKLTGKMSGWTAPKDVILYLAGVLTVAGGTNRIVEYFGPGVESISCTGKATICNMGAEIGATCSLFPYDRRMETYLRSTRRGDLADIANAHKDLLKADPEVESNPNKFFARVIEIDLSKLEPHIVGPHTPDLARPVSKIAEAVAKEGYPDRLTSALVGSCTNSSYEDISRAADVAEQAKAHGAKVAAPLLVTPGSESVRATIERDGQMKSLEAIGATVLANACGPCIGQWKRDDIKPGEKNSIINSFNRNFPARNDGNAATASFIASPEIVVAYGLAGRLSFNPLKDKLKGADGKEFLLAPPKQAPEVPAKGFVGDLNGYLAPPKDGRSVQIAVSPTSDRLQILKPFDRWNGKDIEKAPVLVKAKGKCTTDHISPAGVWLRYRGHLDKISDNAFLGAINAFTGEAGKGLNQLTSAREPYPKVARAYKAAGLKWVVVGDTNYGEGSSREHAAMSPRFLGCGAVITRSFARIHESNLKKQGILPLTFANSADYEKVQETDKISILGLKDLAPGKNLQAVIHHADGKEDRIELKHTLNQEQIGWFKAGSALNTLTKQA